The following proteins are co-located in the Paludibaculum fermentans genome:
- a CDS encoding YcaO-like family protein: MPGSIHSPALLSGPARAFLSEIAPYWTAAPGDSALCLCFGLHDLGHLLLHRPQPAILLVLFTDVAVLAHWHGSGSCGQCLLHWLAITQFHRQQAEETPPPAAVPLIGALLQATPPPNTVAVLDYATAKVTFQYVYPRRNCDACGGPQHPRDLPLQAHCAPLTGIVNRVEVSSAPSAGAFRAHAVWNSPLPVHRARPLLRRQASYGRGRTAAEAIDGAIGEALERYSLIYRGDEPLIRAKTSELDILHPDTIQLYSSAQYARRDRWNALPDEIFRIPDPFNPAHPVDWLEARDLHGGPARYVPAACCLMWYQFQPGEPRFASADTIGCGSGRTFDDALAHALLEWIERDAMSLWWYSRARRPAVRLESFDDPQLLTAAESLRAIGRRLYLLDCTTDFGIPVYVSVAPRLDGSELLFASAAHPSPRVAAWKAASEAAQVWTTAQTTGRLPDSLRPWLLRETLATQPYLEPHGEVDAPPEPPPLTTLAQIELILETLQAAGLRAYAVDHSRPDVLLHTARAIVPGLRHIWNRRAPGRLYDCPPRLGWLPAPLTEDELNPICCMI; encoded by the coding sequence ATGCCAGGCTCAATTCATAGCCCCGCGCTGTTGAGCGGGCCCGCCCGCGCGTTTCTCAGTGAGATCGCGCCCTATTGGACCGCGGCGCCCGGAGATTCTGCCTTGTGCCTTTGCTTTGGCCTGCACGACCTGGGGCATCTCCTATTGCATCGGCCCCAGCCCGCAATCCTATTGGTCCTGTTTACCGATGTCGCCGTTCTTGCCCACTGGCACGGCTCGGGTTCCTGCGGCCAGTGCCTACTTCACTGGCTCGCGATTACCCAGTTCCATCGGCAGCAGGCCGAAGAAACTCCACCCCCGGCTGCCGTTCCTTTGATCGGAGCCCTGCTGCAGGCCACTCCGCCGCCCAACACCGTCGCCGTCCTCGACTACGCCACCGCCAAAGTCACGTTTCAGTACGTCTACCCGCGTCGCAATTGCGATGCCTGCGGCGGCCCCCAACACCCGCGAGACCTCCCTCTCCAGGCCCACTGCGCGCCCCTCACCGGCATCGTCAACCGCGTCGAAGTCAGCTCCGCCCCCTCCGCCGGAGCCTTCCGCGCCCACGCGGTCTGGAACAGCCCCCTGCCCGTCCATCGCGCCCGGCCCCTGCTCCGCCGCCAGGCCTCCTACGGCCGGGGCCGCACCGCCGCGGAAGCGATCGACGGCGCCATCGGAGAAGCCCTCGAACGCTACAGCCTCATCTATCGCGGCGACGAACCCCTGATTCGTGCCAAAACCTCAGAGCTCGACATCCTCCACCCGGACACCATCCAGCTCTACAGCAGCGCCCAGTATGCCCGGCGCGACCGCTGGAATGCCCTGCCCGACGAGATCTTTCGCATCCCTGATCCCTTCAATCCCGCTCACCCCGTCGACTGGCTCGAAGCCCGCGACCTCCACGGCGGCCCAGCCCGCTATGTCCCCGCTGCCTGTTGCCTCATGTGGTACCAGTTCCAGCCAGGCGAGCCCCGTTTCGCCAGCGCCGACACCATCGGCTGCGGCAGCGGCCGCACCTTCGACGACGCCCTGGCCCACGCTTTGCTGGAATGGATCGAACGCGACGCCATGTCGCTCTGGTGGTACAGCCGCGCCCGCCGCCCCGCCGTCCGCCTGGAGTCCTTCGACGACCCGCAGCTCCTCACCGCCGCCGAGTCCCTGCGGGCCATCGGGCGCCGCCTCTACCTGCTCGACTGCACCACGGACTTCGGCATCCCGGTCTATGTCTCCGTAGCCCCGCGTCTCGACGGCTCGGAGCTCCTCTTCGCCTCCGCCGCCCACCCGTCCCCGCGCGTCGCCGCCTGGAAAGCCGCCAGCGAAGCCGCCCAGGTCTGGACCACCGCCCAGACCACCGGCCGCCTGCCGGACTCGCTCCGCCCCTGGCTCCTGCGGGAGACCCTCGCCACGCAGCCTTACCTGGAGCCCCACGGGGAAGTCGACGCGCCGCCCGAGCCGCCGCCGCTCACCACCCTCGCGCAAATTGAACTAATCCTGGAAACGCTGCAAGCCGCCGGACTTCGCGCCTACGCCGTGGATCACAGCCGCCCGGATGTTTTACTCCATACCGCGCGCGCCATCGTGCCCGGCCTGC
- a CDS encoding alkaline phosphatase, protein MRILRTSLALALACSTLVCAGEKKAKNIVLFLGDAGGIPTLHAGSIQAYGKPNALFIQRMPNIGLSDTSAANNWVTDSAAGMTAIVTGQKTNNGVISETVPAPGQTSGAALKTILEYAEQHGLSTGVVSNSPMADATPAACYAHAPSRKMIGEIFAQVWKPRFGDGVDIVFGPGRKAITAATAALGQNIETELKNKGYFYGSALKDVPPGTKRAVVLTDDADFDVTSATNAAIEILSKNPKGFFLMVESDLHTDKIDRGLGRVPVVDKLVESTATKLQSNTLVLFTADHSFDLRTVGLAKGTPYFTPGADGKPVSNKGVVIQGKHSGEQVLVAATGPGASKVKGFLVNTDLFQIMLSAYGWKAD, encoded by the coding sequence GTGCGCATTCTTCGTACCTCGCTGGCCCTCGCCTTGGCCTGTTCCACCCTCGTCTGTGCTGGAGAAAAGAAGGCAAAGAACATCGTCCTCTTCCTCGGCGACGCCGGCGGCATCCCCACCCTCCATGCCGGCTCCATCCAGGCTTACGGCAAGCCCAATGCCCTGTTCATCCAGCGCATGCCCAACATCGGCCTCTCCGATACCTCGGCCGCCAACAACTGGGTGACCGATTCCGCCGCCGGCATGACCGCCATCGTCACCGGCCAGAAGACCAACAACGGTGTCATCTCGGAAACAGTTCCCGCGCCGGGCCAAACCAGCGGCGCCGCCCTGAAGACCATCCTCGAATATGCCGAACAGCACGGCCTTTCCACCGGTGTCGTCTCCAACAGCCCCATGGCCGACGCCACCCCCGCCGCCTGCTATGCCCACGCCCCCAGCCGCAAAATGATCGGCGAGATCTTCGCCCAGGTCTGGAAGCCGCGCTTCGGTGACGGCGTCGACATCGTCTTCGGACCCGGCCGCAAAGCCATCACCGCCGCCACCGCCGCCCTGGGCCAGAACATCGAGACCGAGCTCAAGAATAAGGGCTACTTCTACGGCTCCGCGCTGAAGGACGTTCCGCCGGGCACGAAGCGCGCCGTGGTGCTCACCGACGACGCCGACTTCGACGTCACCTCCGCCACAAATGCCGCCATCGAGATCCTGTCGAAGAACCCCAAGGGCTTCTTCCTCATGGTCGAGTCGGACCTGCATACAGACAAGATCGACCGCGGACTGGGCCGTGTTCCGGTCGTCGACAAACTGGTGGAGAGCACGGCCACGAAGCTCCAGTCGAACACGCTGGTCCTTTTCACGGCCGACCACTCCTTCGACCTGCGCACCGTCGGCCTCGCCAAGGGCACGCCCTATTTCACGCCGGGCGCCGACGGCAAACCCGTTTCGAACAAAGGTGTGGTGATCCAGGGCAAGCACTCTGGAGAGCAGGTCCTGGTAGCCGCAACAGGCCCGGGAGCCTCCAAGGTGAAGGGCTTCCTGGTGAACACGGATCTGTTCCAGATCATGTTATCCGCCTACGGCTGGAAGGCCGACTAG
- a CDS encoding flagellar motor protein MotB yields MAADSQQPIIVVKKIVHGGHHGGAWKVAYADFVTAMMALFIVLWLLNSNQKIQKAVGGYFNDPKGQGKMVGSTKSASGEGISIRKEDMTELKQRIEAAMKKEIKDFDKLREFVEITITEEGLRVELMESAKSTFFERGRPEPTADGKEVIEMLATQLAHLKNKLVIEGHTDAKAFGTPEGYSNWELSADRANAARRLMVAHGVENHQIAQVRGFADQRLRKKDDPEADSNRRVSVIVRFEDDLGGDPKPAPAEGHAEGKSAPKAEGARH; encoded by the coding sequence ATGGCAGCCGATTCCCAGCAACCCATCATTGTCGTCAAGAAAATCGTCCACGGCGGCCACCACGGCGGAGCCTGGAAGGTCGCCTACGCCGACTTCGTTACGGCCATGATGGCCCTATTCATCGTCCTCTGGCTGCTCAACTCCAACCAGAAGATCCAGAAGGCCGTGGGCGGCTACTTCAACGACCCCAAGGGTCAGGGCAAGATGGTCGGCAGCACCAAGTCGGCCAGTGGCGAAGGCATCTCCATCCGCAAGGAAGACATGACGGAGCTGAAGCAGCGCATCGAGGCCGCCATGAAGAAGGAGATCAAGGACTTCGACAAGCTGCGCGAGTTCGTCGAAATCACCATCACCGAGGAAGGCCTGCGCGTGGAGCTGATGGAGTCCGCCAAGAGCACCTTCTTTGAACGCGGCCGGCCCGAACCCACCGCCGACGGCAAGGAAGTGATCGAGATGCTGGCCACCCAGCTCGCTCACCTCAAGAACAAACTCGTCATCGAAGGCCATACCGACGCGAAGGCATTCGGTACGCCCGAGGGCTACTCCAACTGGGAACTCTCCGCCGATCGCGCCAACGCCGCACGCCGCCTGATGGTCGCCCACGGAGTGGAGAATCACCAGATCGCCCAGGTGCGCGGCTTCGCCGATCAGCGCCTGCGCAAAAAGGATGATCCCGAGGCCGACTCCAATCGCCGCGTCTCGGTCATTGTGCGCTTTGAAGACGATCTGGGCGGAGACCCCAAGCCCGCACCGGCCGAGGGTCACGCCGAAGGCAAGTCAGCACCGAAGGCCGAAGGCGCCCGCCACTAG
- the motA gene encoding flagellar motor stator protein MotA — translation MLVIAGVLVVIGAIIGGYLMEKGNLLVLMQPAELLIIGGAALGTLLIANPPHIMMAILKGLPGTIKGSKFGKAYFTETLKMLYDLFVYIRKVGPAAAEADVEDPKASSVFSQFPKLLADHHALDFVCDTLRTYSSGTVGHYDIDQMMESDMEVQQHEREVPVASLSTVADSLPGLGIVAAVLGVVITMGALGGPPEEVGHKVAAALVGTFLGILLCYGFVGPLAANMAKINESEAHYYQVLRKGIAAFTKGIAPLIAVESARRAIPAHVRPTYKEMDQACRKSAG, via the coding sequence ATGTTGGTTATCGCTGGAGTCCTGGTCGTCATCGGTGCGATCATCGGCGGCTACCTGATGGAGAAGGGCAACCTGCTGGTGCTGATGCAGCCCGCCGAGTTGCTCATCATTGGAGGAGCCGCGCTGGGTACGCTGCTCATCGCCAATCCGCCGCATATCATGATGGCCATCCTGAAGGGCCTGCCCGGCACCATCAAGGGCAGTAAGTTCGGCAAAGCGTATTTCACTGAAACGTTGAAGATGCTGTACGACCTCTTCGTCTACATCCGCAAGGTCGGCCCGGCCGCGGCGGAAGCCGATGTCGAGGATCCCAAGGCCAGTTCGGTCTTCTCGCAATTCCCGAAGCTGCTCGCCGATCACCACGCGCTCGATTTCGTCTGCGACACGCTGCGCACCTACTCCAGCGGCACGGTCGGCCACTACGACATCGACCAGATGATGGAGTCCGACATGGAAGTCCAGCAGCACGAGCGTGAGGTGCCCGTGGCATCGCTTTCCACCGTCGCCGACAGCCTGCCCGGCCTCGGCATCGTGGCCGCCGTCCTGGGTGTCGTCATCACCATGGGTGCCCTGGGCGGTCCTCCGGAAGAAGTGGGACACAAGGTCGCCGCGGCTCTTGTCGGCACGTTCCTGGGCATTCTGCTCTGCTACGGTTTCGTCGGCCCCCTGGCCGCCAACATGGCCAAGATCAACGAGTCCGAGGCCCACTACTACCAGGTGCTGCGCAAGGGCATCGCCGCGTTCACGAAAGGCATCGCACCGCTGATCGCCGTCGAATCCGCGCGCCGGGCCATCCCCGCGCACGTCCGCCCCACCTATAAGGAAATGGACCAGGCCTGCCGCAAGTCCGCCGGCTAA
- a CDS encoding response regulator: protein MSLSALIVMDEFADRHVVETSLRANPSVVRHSFTAGGTEAARRLLARERFDMVFVDLDLDGCPQLLSELRGDAQYSALPFVGMSHNTDEEQVERLLSSGLDAFLSKPLKRDVVRAEIEEIAGLRSGQSALQTRPV from the coding sequence ATGTCTTTATCGGCACTCATTGTTATGGATGAATTCGCGGACCGCCACGTGGTGGAAACCTCGCTCCGCGCCAACCCTTCCGTCGTGCGGCATTCGTTCACCGCCGGCGGCACGGAGGCAGCCCGCCGCCTGCTGGCCCGGGAGCGGTTCGACATGGTCTTTGTGGACCTGGATCTGGATGGATGCCCGCAACTGCTTTCCGAGTTGCGCGGGGACGCGCAGTACAGCGCCCTGCCGTTCGTCGGTATGTCTCACAACACGGATGAGGAACAGGTGGAACGGCTCCTCTCCAGCGGTCTGGACGCCTTCCTGTCGAAGCCCCTCAAGCGCGACGTGGTCCGGGCGGAGATCGAAGAGATTGCCGGGCTCCGGTCCGGACAATCCGCATTACAGACCCGGCCTGTTTAG
- a CDS encoding EscU/YscU/HrcU family type III secretion system export apparatus switch protein — protein MADKSQQTEQPTQRRKVKAREEGQWVSSRDFISSLQFVAFLMLTGAYGAVWFRECRETLAQHLSGVAQQAITIETVQNIFIFLMARNVKPLLVMGGAMVLATVGFHMASTGGGFSFKRMAPSASKFNPAKKLKDTYSQSFMSALSALALLIVFIGALYWLIDTRLQSVILLSMTDFEAGLSAVAKMSLDLLWKGASILFVMGVIDFARQFKRHVQSLRMSKQEIKDEMKETDGNPLIKMRIRRLQRELRRNRMMKDVETATAVVVNPTHYAVALLYEHGKSSAPRVVAKGRGFIALKIKAIAKEHGVPIVENPPLARTIYKAVKISQEIPPALYRAVAEVLAYVHRVRNSMY, from the coding sequence ATGGCGGACAAGTCACAACAAACTGAACAACCGACGCAGCGGCGCAAGGTAAAGGCTCGCGAGGAGGGCCAGTGGGTCAGTTCCCGCGACTTCATCAGCAGCCTGCAGTTCGTCGCCTTCCTCATGCTGACCGGCGCTTACGGCGCGGTCTGGTTCCGGGAATGCCGCGAAACCCTCGCCCAGCACCTCTCCGGCGTCGCCCAGCAGGCGATCACCATCGAGACGGTCCAGAACATCTTCATCTTCCTGATGGCCCGCAACGTGAAGCCGCTGCTGGTGATGGGCGGGGCGATGGTGCTTGCCACGGTCGGCTTCCACATGGCCTCCACCGGCGGAGGCTTCAGCTTCAAGCGCATGGCGCCCAGCGCCAGCAAGTTCAATCCGGCCAAGAAGCTCAAGGACACCTACTCGCAATCGTTCATGTCGGCCCTCAGCGCGCTGGCCTTGCTGATCGTCTTCATCGGCGCCCTCTACTGGCTGATCGACACCCGCCTGCAGTCCGTCATCCTGCTCTCCATGACCGATTTCGAGGCCGGCCTCAGCGCCGTGGCCAAGATGTCGCTCGATCTCCTGTGGAAAGGCGCGTCCATCCTCTTCGTCATGGGGGTGATTGATTTCGCCCGCCAATTCAAGCGCCACGTGCAATCGCTGCGCATGAGCAAGCAGGAAATAAAGGACGAAATGAAGGAAACGGACGGCAATCCGCTCATTAAGATGCGCATCCGCCGCCTGCAGCGCGAATTGCGGCGCAATCGCATGATGAAGGATGTCGAAACCGCCACCGCCGTGGTCGTCAATCCGACGCACTACGCCGTCGCGCTGCTGTACGAGCACGGCAAGTCCTCAGCTCCTCGCGTGGTGGCTAAAGGACGTGGTTTCATAGCCTTGAAGATCAAGGCGATCGCCAAGGAGCACGGTGTGCCCATCGTCGAGAATCCGCCCCTGGCCCGTACCATCTACAAAGCTGTGAAAATCAGCCAGGAAATCCCCCCGGCACTCTACCGCGCGGTCGCCGAGGTGCTGGCTTACGTTCACCGCGTGCGGAATTCCATGTACTAG
- a CDS encoding flagellar biosynthetic protein FliR, with the protein MPVEFAIGTSTLLSFLAVLVRVSGVFAFLSLPGLKEGPEPIKAFFALSFTLALMPMWPAMPPGSLTTGVYFGWIASEAAFGIAVGLCLAVVMEVFLLTAQVLSLQSGLSYASSVDPNSLADSGALTLTANLTAGLLLFATGLHRQIIMALARSLEVLPPGTFVIQRATLLDLLQYSGAIFSTGLRLALPVMAFLFMLDMALSLLGRINPGLQLFSLSFPAKIFLTLFIYSQVLALFPRVFERLAGSCMTHIYRLLPGGM; encoded by the coding sequence ATGCCCGTTGAGTTTGCGATCGGCACTTCGACCCTGCTCAGTTTCCTGGCCGTCCTCGTGCGCGTCAGCGGCGTCTTTGCCTTTCTTTCGCTGCCAGGACTCAAGGAAGGGCCGGAGCCCATCAAGGCCTTCTTCGCCCTCAGCTTTACCCTGGCCCTCATGCCCATGTGGCCCGCCATGCCGCCCGGTTCATTGACCACGGGCGTCTACTTCGGCTGGATCGCCTCGGAGGCCGCCTTCGGCATCGCCGTCGGCCTCTGCCTGGCCGTGGTCATGGAAGTGTTCCTGCTCACCGCGCAGGTGCTCAGCCTGCAGTCCGGCCTCAGCTACGCCTCCTCCGTCGATCCCAATTCTCTGGCCGATTCCGGCGCCCTCACCCTCACCGCCAACCTCACCGCCGGCCTGCTGCTCTTCGCCACCGGCCTGCACCGCCAGATCATCATGGCGCTCGCCCGCAGCCTGGAAGTGCTGCCGCCCGGTACCTTCGTCATCCAGCGCGCCACCCTGCTCGACCTGCTGCAATACTCCGGAGCCATCTTCTCCACCGGCCTGCGCCTCGCCCTGCCCGTCATGGCGTTCCTGTTCATGCTCGACATGGCGCTCTCGCTGCTGGGCCGCATCAATCCCGGCCTGCAGCTCTTCAGCCTCTCGTTCCCGGCCAAGATCTTCCTGACGCTCTTCATCTATTCCCAGGTGCTGGCGCTGTTCCCGCGCGTCTTTGAACGCCTGGCCGGCAGTTGCATGACGCACATCTACCGCCTGCTGCCCGGCGGCATGTGA
- a CDS encoding flagellar biosynthetic protein FliQ has protein sequence MTPESVVNIIREALLLALLLGAPLLMVGFVVGAAVSLFQVATSIQDNAVGTVPRLAAILGTFLAILPWMLSRMITYAASIFGDLGKYAR, from the coding sequence ATGACGCCAGAATCCGTAGTCAACATCATTCGTGAAGCCCTCCTGCTCGCCCTGCTGCTGGGCGCGCCCCTGCTGATGGTCGGCTTTGTGGTCGGCGCCGCCGTCAGCCTCTTTCAGGTCGCCACCTCCATCCAGGACAACGCCGTCGGCACCGTGCCGCGCCTCGCCGCCATCCTGGGGACCTTCCTCGCTATCCTGCCCTGGATGCTCAGCCGCATGATCACCTACGCCGCGTCCATCTTCGGAGACCTCGGCAAGTATGCCCGTTGA
- the fliP gene encoding flagellar type III secretion system pore protein FliP (The bacterial flagellar biogenesis protein FliP forms a type III secretion system (T3SS)-type pore required for flagellar assembly.) — protein MRSLLRTLPWLFVAQACIAAPAAPVLSPFGVNASGGATLSTPMQIVIMLTLMTLLPALIMSVTPFLRVVVVLHFLRQALGTQSTPSNQIIIGLSLFLAMLVMQPVAVQMYKDGWQPLEEGRITTSQAMDAGAIPLKQFLVKFVREADVRLFLDATHSPSPRNPQDVELRILIPAYILSELKAAFQIGAVLFLPFLVIDLLVSSVTLSLGMVQLPPVMISAPFKLLLFVLVDGWSLVIGSLLKSLQV, from the coding sequence ATGCGCAGCCTCCTCCGTACCCTGCCCTGGCTGTTCGTGGCCCAGGCCTGCATCGCGGCTCCGGCCGCGCCCGTCCTCTCGCCCTTCGGTGTGAACGCCTCCGGCGGAGCCACGCTGAGCACCCCCATGCAGATCGTCATCATGCTCACGCTGATGACCCTGCTGCCCGCGCTCATCATGTCCGTCACGCCTTTCCTGCGCGTGGTCGTCGTGCTCCACTTCCTGCGCCAGGCCCTGGGCACGCAGTCCACTCCGTCCAACCAGATCATCATCGGGCTCTCGCTCTTCCTCGCCATGCTGGTCATGCAACCCGTCGCCGTACAGATGTACAAGGACGGCTGGCAGCCCCTGGAGGAAGGACGCATCACCACCAGCCAGGCAATGGACGCCGGCGCCATCCCACTGAAGCAGTTCCTCGTGAAATTCGTCCGCGAAGCTGATGTCCGGCTGTTCCTCGACGCCACCCATTCCCCCAGCCCGCGCAACCCGCAGGACGTCGAACTCCGCATTCTCATCCCGGCCTACATATTGTCCGAGCTCAAAGCCGCTTTCCAGATCGGGGCGGTGCTCTTTCTGCCTTTCCTCGTGATCGATCTGCTCGTCTCCTCGGTGACGCTCTCATTGGGCATGGTGCAACTGCCGCCCGTGATGATCTCCGCGCCCTTCAAGCTCCTGCTGTTTGTCTTGGTCGACGGTTGGAGCCTCGTGATCGGCTCCCTGCTCAAAAGTCTTCAGGTTTAA
- a CDS encoding flagellar biosynthetic protein FliO, which yields MDLSIRLFLGLLVIAALYLTLKLLRGRGAISMPDLSLGSSKRRRMEVLERLMISAQQGIAIVRIDDQQYLLSFSPGGSNLQPHTGQPREQR from the coding sequence ATGGATCTCTCCATCCGGCTCTTCCTCGGCCTGCTCGTCATCGCCGCGCTTTACCTTACCTTGAAGCTGCTGCGTGGACGCGGGGCCATCTCCATGCCGGACCTCTCCCTGGGCTCTTCCAAGCGACGCCGCATGGAAGTGCTCGAACGCCTGATGATCTCCGCCCAACAGGGCATCGCCATCGTTCGCATCGACGACCAGCAATACTTACTCTCCTTCAGCCCCGGCGGCAGCAATCTCCAGCCCCATACCGGCCAACCGCGGGAGCAACGCTGA
- a CDS encoding FliM/FliN family flagellar motor C-terminal domain-containing protein encodes MANRDHEKQMPANLMHALSIEMEATAPHRDMSLREIVALRPGTVLRLTSGPRSSIELCSGGRRLASAELAQSGGKFAVRIVNNANPRGKR; translated from the coding sequence ATGGCAAACCGGGATCACGAAAAGCAAATGCCGGCCAATCTCATGCACGCCCTCTCCATCGAAATGGAGGCCACCGCGCCCCATCGCGATATGAGCCTGCGCGAGATTGTCGCTCTTCGCCCCGGCACCGTGCTCCGTCTCACCAGCGGACCACGCAGCTCCATCGAACTGTGCTCCGGAGGCCGCCGGCTGGCCTCCGCCGAGCTCGCCCAAAGCGGCGGCAAATTCGCCGTGCGCATCGTCAACAACGCCAACCCCAGAGGCAAACGCTAA
- a CDS encoding flagellar hook protein FlgE → MLNMFNTALTALNANNTAIDVTGHNLANLNTSGYKAGTVSFEEMVTQTMGLNSATTANGNGIGAPITTRQFTQGSVQVTGGLLDAAISGNGFFTVKASDGNTYYTRAGNFKLDSTGNLISATGEKIQGWMATNGVATPGGVPTNITIPPGSANAPVPSSFFGLNLNLNALGTVGAANGSFTAPVQVVDSLGASHTVTASFTKTSANNWSYDLTIDGGEVTGGTAGTPSSLAKGTLTFDTAGKLTAPTANVAVTIPAFSNGANGQTVNWQLFDTAGNPELTQYGQASAVNSNSGDGSTAAQLTQVVMADGGQVMAKYSNGTSKLVAVIALASIQNPDSLVAVGNNNYSTTPASGPVSYGEAGTGTRGGITASALESSNVDMAKELTNIIIYQRSYQANARVVTAGDELSQEILSLKR, encoded by the coding sequence ATGCTCAACATGTTCAACACCGCGCTCACGGCGCTCAACGCTAACAACACGGCAATCGATGTGACCGGGCACAACCTGGCCAACCTCAACACCAGCGGCTACAAGGCCGGCACGGTGTCCTTCGAGGAGATGGTCACGCAGACGATGGGCCTGAACTCCGCCACCACGGCCAATGGCAATGGCATCGGCGCCCCCATCACCACGCGCCAGTTCACACAGGGCTCCGTGCAGGTGACCGGTGGACTGCTGGACGCCGCCATCTCGGGCAACGGCTTCTTCACGGTGAAGGCCTCCGACGGCAACACGTATTACACGCGCGCCGGCAACTTCAAGCTCGACTCCACCGGTAACCTGATCAGCGCCACCGGCGAGAAGATCCAGGGCTGGATGGCCACCAACGGTGTCGCCACGCCGGGCGGCGTGCCGACGAACATCACCATTCCTCCCGGCTCCGCCAATGCGCCCGTCCCCTCCTCCTTCTTTGGCTTGAACCTGAACCTCAACGCGCTGGGCACTGTCGGCGCGGCCAACGGCAGCTTCACCGCCCCCGTGCAGGTGGTCGACTCGCTGGGCGCCAGCCACACGGTCACGGCCTCGTTCACCAAGACCTCGGCGAACAACTGGTCGTATGACCTCACCATCGACGGCGGCGAAGTCACCGGCGGTACGGCCGGCACGCCCAGTTCGCTGGCCAAAGGCACCCTGACCTTCGACACCGCCGGCAAGCTCACCGCGCCCACCGCCAATGTTGCTGTGACGATTCCCGCCTTCAGCAACGGCGCTAACGGCCAGACGGTCAACTGGCAGCTCTTTGATACGGCCGGCAACCCGGAACTGACGCAGTACGGCCAGGCTTCCGCCGTCAATTCGAACTCCGGTGACGGCTCCACGGCCGCCCAGCTCACGCAGGTCGTGATGGCCGATGGCGGCCAGGTGATGGCCAAGTACTCGAACGGCACCAGCAAACTGGTGGCGGTGATTGCGCTCGCCAGCATCCAGAACCCCGATTCGCTGGTGGCCGTCGGCAACAATAACTACTCGACGACGCCCGCCTCCGGCCCGGTCAGCTACGGCGAAGCCGGCACAGGTACGCGCGGCGGCATCACCGCCAGCGCCCTGGAAAGCTCCAACGTCGACATGGCCAAGGAGCTGACCAACATCATCATCTACCAGCGCAGCTACCAGGCCAACGCCCGCGTCGTCACCGCCGGTGATGAACTCAGCCAGGAAATCCTCAGCCTGAAGAGGTAA
- a CDS encoding flagellar hook assembly protein FlgD → MQVTNSNTSQWGADSTSTASNSTSSTGNLANENVFLQLLVAQIKNQNPLEPQDSSAFMGQLAQFSQLEQLTQINDQLTQLNTTATASASATDTYTGSDSKTTGN, encoded by the coding sequence ATGCAGGTCACCAATTCCAACACCTCTCAATGGGGCGCCGACAGCACGTCCACGGCGTCCAACTCGACGTCGAGCACTGGCAATCTCGCCAACGAAAACGTATTTCTGCAACTCCTGGTGGCCCAGATCAAGAACCAGAACCCTCTGGAGCCCCAGGACAGTTCCGCTTTCATGGGCCAACTGGCCCAGTTCAGCCAGCTCGAGCAGTTGACTCAGATCAACGACCAGCTCACCCAACTGAACACCACCGCCACGGCCTCCGCCTCGGCGACCGACACCTACACCGGCAGCGACTCCAAAACGACAGGAAACTGA